A window from Lachnoanaerobaculum umeaense encodes these proteins:
- the rpsJ gene encoding 30S ribosomal protein S10 — MANQVMRITLKAYDHQLVDSCAARIVDTVKKTGAAVSGPVPLPTKKEVVTILRAVHKYKDSREQFEQRTHKRLIDVIAPSQKTVDALSRLEMPAGVNIDIKMKSR; from the coding sequence ATGGCAAATCAGGTAATGAGAATCACATTAAAAGCTTATGATCACCAATTAGTTGACAGCTGTGCTGCAAGAATTGTTGATACTGTAAAGAAGACAGGAGCAGCTGTTTCAGGACCTGTTCCACTACCAACAAAGAAGGAAGTGGTTACTATCCTTAGAGCTGTACATAAGTACAAAGACTCTCGTGAGCAGTTCGAGCAGAGAACACACAAGAGACTGATTGATGTCATTGCACCATCACAGAAGACTGTTGATGCACTTTCCAGATTGGAAATGCCGGCAGGTGTGAACATAGACATCAAAATGAAGAGTAGATAA
- the rplC gene encoding 50S ribosomal protein L3 translates to MKKAILARKVGMTQIFDENGVLIPVTVLLAGPCVVTQVKTEENDGYNSVQVAYGQIRTKLVNKAKSGHLAKAGVEKTVVEKGDKKREVFTAGRFIREFKFENAAEYELKSEIKADIFAAGDKVDATAISKGKGFQGAIKRHGQSRGPMSHGSKFHRHQGSNGSSSDPSHVFKGKGMPGHMGAKKVTTQNLEIVRVDADKNLILVKGSMPGSKKALITLKETVKKK, encoded by the coding sequence ATGAAGAAGGCAATACTTGCTAGAAAAGTTGGTATGACACAGATTTTCGATGAGAATGGCGTGTTAATACCTGTAACAGTTCTTCTTGCAGGACCATGTGTTGTCACACAGGTTAAGACAGAAGAAAATGATGGATATAATTCGGTGCAGGTTGCATATGGACAGATCCGTACAAAGCTTGTAAACAAGGCTAAGTCAGGTCACCTTGCAAAGGCAGGAGTTGAGAAGACTGTAGTTGAGAAGGGCGATAAGAAGAGAGAAGTTTTCACAGCAGGAAGATTTATCAGAGAGTTCAAGTTTGAGAACGCTGCTGAATATGAATTAAAGAGTGAAATCAAGGCTGATATATTTGCAGCAGGAGATAAGGTTGATGCAACGGCTATCTCAAAGGGTAAAGGATTCCAAGGTGCTATTAAGCGTCATGGACAGTCTAGAGGACCTATGAGTCACGGTTCTAAGTTCCACCGTCATCAGGGTTCAAATGGTTCATCTTCAGATCCAAGCCATGTATTTAAGGGCAAAGGAATGCCTGGACATATGGGTGCAAAGAAGGTAACTACACAGAATCTTGAAATTGTAAGAGTTGATGCAGATAAGAACCTTATCCTTGTAAAGGGTTCAATGCCGGGTTCAAAGAAAGCTTTAATAACATTAAAAGAGACTGTTAAGAAGAAATAA
- the rplD gene encoding 50S ribosomal protein L4 codes for MANISVFNIEGKEVGSIELNDAVFGVNVNEHLVHMAVVAQLANKRQGTQKAKTRSEVSGGGRKPWKQKGTGHARQGSTRSPQWKGGGVVFAPTPRDYTINLNKKEKRIALKSALTSRVLENKFIVVDDFAMSEIKTKKMQQTLNNLNVKKALVVCAENEKNTVLSVRNIYGVKAASPKSINVYDILKYNTVVASKDAVKTIEEVYA; via the coding sequence ATGGCTAATATATCAGTATTTAATATTGAAGGAAAAGAAGTAGGTAGTATAGAATTAAATGATGCTGTGTTCGGAGTTAATGTTAACGAGCATTTAGTTCATATGGCGGTTGTTGCACAGTTGGCAAACAAGCGTCAGGGAACACAAAAGGCAAAGACTCGCTCTGAAGTTAGTGGTGGTGGAAGAAAGCCTTGGAAGCAAAAAGGTACAGGACATGCGCGTCAGGGTTCAACAAGATCACCTCAATGGAAGGGTGGCGGTGTTGTGTTTGCACCTACTCCAAGAGATTATACGATCAATTTAAATAAAAAAGAGAAGAGAATTGCTCTTAAGAGTGCTCTTACAAGTAGAGTTCTTGAGAACAAGTTTATCGTTGTTGATGATTTCGCAATGTCAGAAATCAAGACAAAGAAGATGCAGCAGACTTTGAATAACTTAAATGTTAAGAAAGCACTTGTTGTATGTGCTGAGAATGAGAAGAACACTGTACTTTCTGTAAGAAATATATATGGTGTTAAGGCTGCTTCACCTAAGAGTATCAATGTATATGATATCTTAAAGTACAATACAGTAGTTGCTTCAAAGGACGCTGTTAAGACTATAGAGGAGGTATATGCGTAA
- the rplW gene encoding 50S ribosomal protein L23 encodes MANIQYYDVILKPVITEKSMLGMTDKKYTFLVHPDSNKTMIKEAVEKMFDGVKVSRVNTMNQDGKTRRRGMTTGKTAKVKKAIVWLTEDSKEIELFQGL; translated from the coding sequence ATGGCAAATATTCAATATTATGATGTAATACTTAAGCCGGTTATTACAGAGAAGAGCATGCTTGGCATGACAGATAAGAAATATACTTTCCTTGTACATCCTGACTCAAACAAGACAATGATCAAAGAAGCGGTTGAGAAGATGTTTGACGGCGTTAAGGTTTCTAGAGTAAATACTATGAACCAGGATGGAAAGACAAGAAGAAGAGGAATGACAACAGGTAAGACTGCAAAAGTTAAGAAGGCTATTGTGTGGCTTACAGAGGATAGCAAAGAGATCGAGTTATTCCAGGGCTTATAA
- the rplB gene encoding 50S ribosomal protein L2 — MGIKKYSPYTPSRRNMTGLDFSVITKSTPEKSLLAPIKKNSGRNNQGKITVRHRGGGAKRKYRIIDFKRNSKDGVPAKVVAIEYDPNRTANIALISYVDGAKAYILAPEGLQVGTTIVSGSGAEARVGNCLPLAEIPVGAQIHNIELYPGKGGQLVRSAGNVAQLMAKEGKYATLRLPSGEMRMVPIICRATIGVVGNGEHSLVKLGKAGRKRHMGIRPTVRGSVMNPNDHPHGGGEGKTGIGRPGPSTPWGKPALGLKTRNKKKQSNKLIIRRRDGKAATK; from the coding sequence ATGGGAATAAAGAAATATAGTCCATATACACCGTCTAGAAGAAATATGACAGGTTTGGACTTTAGCGTAATTACAAAGAGTACTCCTGAGAAGTCATTATTGGCACCAATTAAGAAGAACTCAGGAAGAAACAATCAGGGTAAAATAACAGTTAGACATCGTGGTGGCGGTGCAAAGAGAAAATACAGAATTATCGACTTTAAGAGAAACTCTAAGGACGGAGTTCCTGCAAAGGTTGTTGCTATAGAGTATGATCCAAATAGAACAGCAAATATTGCACTTATTTCATATGTAGATGGTGCAAAGGCTTATATACTTGCTCCTGAAGGTCTTCAGGTTGGAACTACAATTGTAAGTGGTTCAGGTGCAGAGGCTAGAGTTGGAAACTGTTTACCACTTGCAGAGATTCCTGTAGGTGCACAGATTCATAACATTGAGCTTTATCCCGGAAAGGGCGGACAGCTTGTTCGTTCAGCAGGAAATGTAGCACAGCTTATGGCGAAAGAAGGCAAGTATGCAACTCTTCGTCTTCCATCAGGTGAGATGAGAATGGTTCCAATCATTTGTAGAGCTACTATTGGTGTAGTTGGAAATGGTGAGCATTCACTTGTTAAGCTTGGTAAGGCGGGAAGAAAGCGCCATATGGGTATAAGACCTACAGTTCGTGGTTCTGTTATGAACCCTAATGACCATCCACACGGTGGTGGTGAAGGTAAAACCGGAATCGGTCGTCCGGGTCCATCTACTCCTTGGGGCAAGCCGGCTCTTGGTCTTAAGACTAGAAACAAGAAGAAACAGTCTAATAAGTTGATCATCAGAAGAAGAGATGGTAAGGCCGCTACTAAATAA
- the rpsS gene encoding 30S ribosomal protein S19: MSRSLKKGPFADASLLKKVDAMNKAGDKSVIKTWSRRSTIFPQMVGHTIAVHDGRKHVPVYITEDMVGHKLGEFVATRTYRGHKADDKKASR; the protein is encoded by the coding sequence ATGTCACGTTCACTTAAAAAAGGACCATTTGCAGATGCAAGTTTATTAAAGAAAGTTGATGCAATGAACAAGGCTGGCGATAAGAGTGTTATTAAAACATGGTCACGTCGTTCTACAATCTTCCCACAGATGGTAGGTCATACTATTGCTGTTCATGATGGAAGAAAACATGTTCCGGTATATATTACTGAGGATATGGTAGGACATAAGCTTGGTGAGTTTGTTGCTACAAGAACTTATAGAGGACATAAAGCTGACGATAAGAAAGCTTCAAGATAA
- the rplV gene encoding 50S ribosomal protein L22, translating to MAKGHRSQIKRERNAVKDTRPSAKLSYARVPVQKACFVLDAIRGKNVGEALGILMYSPRYASSVIKKLVESAVANAENNNNLDPSKLYIAECYASDGPIMKRIKPRAQGRAYRIEKRMSHITVVLDER from the coding sequence ATGGCAAAAGGACATAGATCCCAGATTAAAAGAGAAAGAAATGCAGTTAAGGACACCAGACCATCAGCTAAGCTCTCATATGCCAGAGTACCTGTTCAGAAAGCATGTTTCGTGCTTGATGCGATCAGAGGAAAGAATGTTGGTGAGGCTTTGGGTATTCTTATGTATAGCCCAAGATATGCGTCAAGTGTTATCAAGAAATTAGTAGAGTCAGCAGTTGCTAATGCTGAGAACAATAATAATTTAGATCCTTCTAAATTGTATATTGCAGAATGTTATGCAAGTGATGGCCCTATAATGAAGAGAATTAAGCCTAGAGCACAGGGTAGAGCTTATCGTATCGAGAAGAGAATGAGCCATATCACAGTGGTCTTAGATGAAAGATAG
- the rpsC gene encoding 30S ribosomal protein S3, with protein sequence MGQKVNPHGLRVGVIKDWSSRWYADKDFADCLVEDYNIRKFLKNKLYSASVSDIEIERASDRVRIILHTARPGVVIGKQGAEVEKLKKEVSKFTDKKVFIDIKEIKRPDRDAQLVAENIAAQLENRISFRRAMKSTMSRSMKAGVLGIKASCSGRLGGADMARTEFYSEGTIPLQTLRADIQYGFAEANTTYGKVGVKVWIYTGEVLPQKKTQEGSVK encoded by the coding sequence ATGGGACAGAAAGTTAATCCACATGGACTTAGAGTCGGTGTTATAAAAGACTGGAGCTCCAGATGGTACGCTGATAAGGATTTTGCTGATTGTTTAGTAGAAGACTACAATATCAGAAAGTTCTTAAAGAACAAGCTTTATTCAGCTAGCGTATCAGATATTGAAATCGAGCGTGCTTCAGACAGAGTTAGAATAATACTTCATACAGCTAGACCGGGTGTTGTTATCGGTAAGCAGGGTGCTGAAGTTGAAAAGTTAAAGAAGGAAGTATCAAAGTTTACAGATAAGAAGGTATTCATTGATATCAAAGAAATCAAGAGACCGGATAGAGATGCTCAGCTTGTAGCAGAGAATATTGCAGCACAGCTTGAGAATCGTATATCATTCCGTAGAGCAATGAAGTCAACAATGTCAAGAAGTATGAAGGCAGGAGTACTTGGTATCAAGGCAAGCTGTTCAGGACGTCTTGGTGGTGCTGATATGGCTCGTACAGAGTTCTATTCAGAGGGTACAATTCCTCTTCAGACATTAAGAGCTGACATTCAGTATGGTTTTGCCGAGGCAAATACAACATACGGTAAAGTTGGTGTTAAGGTTTGGATATATACCGGTGAGGTGCTTCCTCAGAAGAAAACACAGGAAGGGAGCGTAAAATAA
- the rplP gene encoding 50S ribosomal protein L16, with product MLMPKRVKRRKQFRGSMAGKALRGNKITYGEYGLVSLDPCWIKSNQIEAARVAMTRYIKRGGKVWIKIFPDKPVTAKPAETRMGSGKGSTEYWVAVVKPGRVLFEIAGVSEEVAREALRLAMHKLPCRCKIVSKADLEGGETSEN from the coding sequence ATGTTAATGCCTAAGAGAGTAAAGCGTAGAAAACAGTTTAGAGGTTCTATGGCTGGAAAGGCCCTAAGAGGCAATAAGATCACTTATGGTGAGTATGGTTTAGTGTCCCTTGATCCTTGTTGGATAAAGTCAAACCAGATAGAGGCTGCCAGAGTCGCTATGACTCGTTATATTAAGCGTGGTGGTAAAGTTTGGATAAAGATTTTCCCTGATAAGCCTGTTACAGCAAAACCTGCTGAGACAAGAATGGGTTCAGGAAAGGGATCTACAGAATATTGGGTAGCTGTTGTAAAGCCGGGTCGTGTACTATTTGAGATTGCAGGCGTATCTGAAGAGGTTGCTAGAGAGGCTCTTCGTCTTGCTATGCATAAGCTTCCTTGCAGATGTAAGATAGTTTCAAAGGCTGATTTGGAAGGCGGTGAAACAAGTGAAAACTAA
- the rpmC gene encoding 50S ribosomal protein L29 translates to MKTNKYVNELKSKSLEQLNEELVSAKKELFNLRFQNATSQLDNTSRIKEVRRNIARIQTVITENAKLA, encoded by the coding sequence GTGAAAACTAATAAATATGTAAATGAATTAAAATCTAAAAGCTTAGAACAGTTGAATGAAGAATTGGTTTCCGCAAAGAAGGAACTTTTCAACCTTAGATTCCAAAATGCAACCAGCCAGTTGGATAACACTTCAAGAATTAAGGAAGTTCGTAGAAACATTGCCAGAATTCAGACAGTTATCACTGAGAATGCAAAATTGGCATAA
- the rpsQ gene encoding 30S ribosomal protein S17, with amino-acid sequence MERNLRKTRIGKVVSDKMDKTITVAIEDHVKHPLYGKIVKKTVKFKAHDEKNECNIGDTVKIMETRPLSKDKRWRLVQIIEKAK; translated from the coding sequence GTGGAGAGAAATCTTAGAAAAACCCGTATCGGCAAGGTTGTTAGCGATAAGATGGATAAGACAATCACTGTTGCAATCGAGGACCATGTAAAGCATCCACTTTATGGCAAGATTGTAAAGAAGACTGTTAAATTCAAAGCACATGATGAGAAGAATGAATGTAACATTGGCGATACTGTAAAAATTATGGAAACAAGACCTCTTTCAAAAGATAAGAGATGGAGACTTGTACAGATAATTGAGAAGGCAAAATAA
- the rplN gene encoding 50S ribosomal protein L14, translated as MIQQETRLKVADNTGAKELLTIRVMGGSTRRYAHIGDIIVATVKDATPGGVVKKGDVVKAVVVRTVNSTRRKDGSYIRFDENAAVIIKDDKTPRGTRIFGPVARELREKHFMKIVSLAPEVL; from the coding sequence ATGATTCAGCAGGAAACAAGATTGAAGGTGGCCGATAACACTGGAGCAAAAGAATTGCTTACAATTCGTGTTATGGGTGGTTCAACTAGAAGATATGCTCATATCGGCGATATAATCGTCGCTACCGTTAAAGATGCAACACCTGGCGGTGTTGTAAAGAAAGGTGATGTTGTTAAGGCTGTTGTAGTAAGAACAGTTAATAGCACACGCCGTAAAGACGGTTCATACATCAGATTCGATGAAAACGCAGCAGTTATAATCAAGGATGACAAGACTCCAAGAGGTACTCGTATCTTTGGACCGGTTGCAAGAGAACTTCGTGAGAAGCATTTCATGAAAATTGTATCTCTCGCACCTGAAGTATTATAA
- the rplX gene encoding 50S ribosomal protein L24 encodes MHKIKRDDMVKIISGKDRGKTGKVLKVDTKKNRVIVEGCNIITKHTKPSMANQNGGIVTTEGTIDISNVMLVVDGQATRVGFEVKDGKKVRVAKKTGKAID; translated from the coding sequence GTGCATAAAATCAAAAGAGACGATATGGTTAAGATCATATCTGGAAAAGATAGAGGCAAGACAGGTAAAGTATTAAAGGTTGATACTAAGAAGAATAGAGTAATAGTTGAAGGCTGTAATATAATTACAAAGCATACAAAACCTAGTATGGCTAACCAGAATGGTGGTATTGTAACTACAGAGGGAACTATTGATATATCAAATGTAATGTTAGTTGTTGATGGTCAGGCTACAAGAGTTGGGTTTGAAGTAAAAGACGGCAAGAAAGTTCGTGTAGCTAAGAAGACCGGCAAGGCTATTGACTAA
- the rplE gene encoding 50S ribosomal protein L5 has translation MTRLRDTYENEIVAKMIEKFGYKNPMQVPKLDKIVINMAVGEAKDNAKVLDAAVRDLEIISGQKAVVTKAKKSVANFKLREGMPIGCKVTLRGSKMYEFADRLINLALPRVRDFRGVNPNAFDGRGNYALGVKEQLIFPEIEYDKIDKVRGMDVIFVTTANTDEEARELLTLFNMPFFK, from the coding sequence ATGACAAGATTAAGGGACACATATGAGAACGAGATCGTTGCTAAGATGATCGAAAAGTTTGGATATAAGAATCCTATGCAAGTACCAAAGCTTGATAAGATCGTTATCAATATGGCTGTTGGTGAGGCAAAAGACAATGCAAAAGTATTAGACGCTGCAGTTAGAGATCTTGAAATTATCTCCGGACAAAAGGCGGTAGTTACTAAGGCAAAGAAATCAGTTGCTAACTTTAAGCTTAGAGAGGGTATGCCTATCGGTTGTAAGGTAACTCTTCGTGGTTCAAAGATGTATGAGTTTGCTGACAGACTTATAAATCTTGCTCTTCCTAGAGTGCGTGACTTTAGAGGTGTAAATCCTAATGCATTTGATGGTAGAGGAAACTATGCTCTTGGAGTTAAGGAACAGCTTATCTTCCCTGAGATAGAGTATGATAAGATTGATAAGGTGCGTGGTATGGACGTTATATTCGTTACTACAGCAAACACCGATGAAGAAGCTAGAGAACTTTTGACATTATTCAATATGCCATTTTTCAAATAA
- a CDS encoding type Z 30S ribosomal protein S14, which yields MAKTSMKIKQARPAKFSTREYSRCKICGRPHAYLKKYGICRICFRELAYKGQIPGVKKASW from the coding sequence ATGGCAAAGACTTCAATGAAGATTAAGCAGGCTAGACCGGCAAAATTCTCTACAAGAGAATATAGCAGATGTAAAATCTGTGGTCGTCCACATGCTTATCTTAAAAAGTATGGTATCTGTAGAATTTGCTTCCGTGAATTGGCTTATAAGGGTCAAATTCCAGGAGTTAAGAAAGCCAGCTGGTAG
- the rpsH gene encoding 30S ribosomal protein S8 yields MTMSDPIADMLTRIRNANTAKHDSVDIPSSKMKIAIANILVEEGYVEKYELVDNGNFKDIRIFLKYTANKSERIISGLKRISKPGLRIYASREELPRVLGGLGTAIISTNNGVITDKEARKLNVGGEVLAFVW; encoded by the coding sequence ATGACAATGAGCGATCCAATTGCAGATATGCTTACTAGAATCAGAAATGCAAATACTGCAAAACATGACTCAGTTGATATTCCTTCCTCAAAGATGAAAATAGCAATAGCTAACATACTTGTAGAAGAAGGTTATGTAGAGAAGTACGAACTTGTTGACAATGGTAACTTCAAGGATATCAGAATATTCTTAAAGTATACAGCTAACAAGAGCGAGAGAATAATAAGTGGATTGAAGAGAATTTCAAAGCCAGGTTTGCGTATATATGCAAGCAGAGAAGAGCTTCCAAGAGTTCTTGGTGGTCTTGGAACAGCTATCATTTCAACAAATAATGGTGTTATCACAGACAAAGAAGCAAGAAAGCTTAATGTAGGTGGAGAAGTATTAGCTTTCGTTTGGTAG
- the rplF gene encoding 50S ribosomal protein L6 produces MSRIGRMPIAIPAGVTVTIAENNHVTVKGPKGTLERALPVEMTIKQEGDDIVVTRPNDLKKNKALHGLTRTLIHNMVVGVTEGYEKVLEVNGVGYRAAKQGNKLVLSLGYSHPVEMEDPEGITSVLDGQNIIKIQGIDKEKVGQYAAEIRDKRKPEPYKGKGIKYSTEVIRRKVGKTGKK; encoded by the coding sequence ATGTCACGAATTGGAAGAATGCCTATCGCAATTCCGGCAGGAGTAACTGTTACAATTGCAGAAAATAATCATGTGACTGTAAAAGGTCCTAAGGGTACACTTGAGAGAGCACTACCTGTAGAAATGACTATTAAGCAGGAAGGTGATGATATTGTAGTAACTAGACCAAATGACTTAAAGAAGAATAAGGCATTACACGGTCTCACAAGAACTCTTATACATAACATGGTAGTAGGTGTAACCGAAGGCTATGAGAAGGTACTTGAGGTAAATGGTGTTGGTTATAGAGCAGCAAAGCAAGGAAACAAGCTTGTGCTTTCACTTGGATATTCACATCCTGTAGAGATGGAAGATCCAGAGGGTATCACATCTGTTCTTGACGGACAGAATATAATCAAGATTCAGGGTATTGACAAGGAAAAGGTTGGTCAGTATGCTGCTGAGATAAGAGACAAGAGAAAGCCTGAGCCATATAAGGGCAAGGGTATCAAATACTCTACTGAAGTTATCAGACGTAAAGTCGGTAAGACCGGTAAGAAATAA
- the rplR gene encoding 50S ribosomal protein L18 codes for MVSKKSKSDLRLKKHYRLRNRLSGTAQRPRLAVFRSNNHMYAQIIDDTVGNTVVSASTLEKSAREELSKTNDVEAAAYVGTLIAKRALEKGIDKVVFDRGGFIYQGKVAALAEAAREAGLQF; via the coding sequence ATGGTTAGCAAAAAATCAAAAAGCGATCTTAGACTTAAGAAGCATTATAGATTACGTAATCGTCTCAGCGGAACAGCTCAGAGACCACGCCTTGCTGTATTTAGAAGCAACAACCATATGTACGCTCAGATTATTGACGACACAGTGGGAAATACAGTAGTAAGTGCATCAACTCTTGAGAAGAGTGCAAGAGAGGAACTTTCAAAGACAAATGATGTAGAGGCTGCAGCATATGTTGGAACTCTTATTGCAAAGAGAGCACTTGAGAAGGGTATAGACAAAGTTGTATTTGATAGAGGCGGATTTATCTATCAAGGTAAGGTTGCTGCATTGGCTGAAGCTGCCCGTGAAGCAGGATTACAATTCTAA
- the rpsE gene encoding 30S ribosomal protein S5, protein MKRQIIDPSKLELNDRVVNIKRVSKTVKGGRTMKFSALVVVGDGNGHVGIGLGKAGEVPEAIRKGKEAATKSLVEVRIDENFSVPHDYTGKFGSASVLLKRAPEGTGIIAGGPARAVLELAGYKNIRSKSLGSNNKTNVCLATLAGLAALKTPEEIAKLRGKSVEEILA, encoded by the coding sequence ATGAAGAGACAAATCATCGATCCAAGCAAATTGGAGTTAAATGACAGAGTCGTAAATATCAAGCGTGTATCCAAAACCGTAAAGGGTGGACGTACAATGAAGTTTTCTGCTCTTGTTGTTGTTGGTGACGGTAATGGTCATGTTGGTATCGGTCTTGGAAAAGCAGGAGAGGTGCCGGAGGCTATCCGTAAGGGAAAAGAAGCTGCAACTAAGTCATTAGTTGAGGTTAGAATAGATGAGAATTTCAGTGTACCACATGATTACACTGGAAAATTTGGAAGTGCAAGTGTTCTTTTAAAGAGAGCACCTGAAGGTACAGGTATTATCGCCGGTGGTCCGGCACGTGCGGTACTGGAGCTTGCCGGATATAAGAATATCCGTTCAAAGTCTTTAGGTTCAAATAACAAGACAAATGTATGTCTTGCTACACTTGCAGGTTTAGCAGCACTTAAGACACCTGAAGAGATTGCAAAGCTTCGTGGTAAGTCAGTCGAAGAAATATTAGCATAA
- the rpmD gene encoding 50S ribosomal protein L30, whose translation MAKLKITLVKSPIGAIPKQKATVEALGLRKLNKTVEMPDNDAIRGMIWHVRHLVKVEEV comes from the coding sequence ATGGCAAAGTTAAAAATTACATTGGTTAAATCCCCTATCGGTGCTATTCCAAAGCAGAAAGCAACTGTAGAGGCACTTGGTTTAAGAAAATTGAACAAGACAGTGGAAATGCCGGATAATGATGCTATAAGAGGTATGATTTGGCATGTAAGACATCTTGTAAAAGTTGAAGAAGTCTAA
- the rplO gene encoding 50S ribosomal protein L15 → MDLSNLQPALGSKHSDNFRRGRGHGSGNGKTAGKGHKGQKARSGATRPGFEGGQMPLYRRIPKRGFTNRNSKDIVAVNISVLDRLEDGTLVTPDTLVAAGIIKNTRDGVKLLGNGSLTKKFNIKYIAVSESAKAKIEAAGGTCEVI, encoded by the coding sequence ATGGATTTATCTAATTTACAGCCTGCATTAGGCTCAAAGCATAGCGATAATTTCAGACGTGGCCGTGGACATGGTTCAGGTAATGGTAAGACAGCCGGTAAGGGTCACAAGGGTCAGAAAGCTCGTTCAGGTGCTACAAGACCTGGATTTGAGGGTGGTCAGATGCCTTTATATAGACGTATTCCTAAGAGAGGATTTACAAATCGTAACTCTAAGGATATCGTTGCAGTAAACATTTCTGTTCTTGATCGTCTTGAGGATGGTACTTTAGTTACTCCTGATACATTAGTAGCAGCAGGAATTATCAAAAATACAAGAGATGGAGTTAAACTCTTAGGTAATGGTTCATTAACAAAGAAGTTCAATATAAAGTATATTGCTGTTAGTGAAAGTGCAAAAGCTAAGATTGAAGCCGCAGGCGGAACTTGTGAGGTGATCTAA